The following coding sequences lie in one Glycine max cultivar Williams 82 chromosome 19, Glycine_max_v4.0, whole genome shotgun sequence genomic window:
- the LOC102661737 gene encoding uncharacterized protein, with amino-acid sequence MESINRRLCQYLWADCNASLEYAPASNAAGGLLCIWNNDSFLVDRKVVGRGFILLEGLWIKDNKRVSIINVYAPCDLQRKRQQWDEILQLKTASQACLWCVLGDFNSIRHQDERVSSAQSVGVDPSISEFNSWILDMALEDVRSVGRRFTWCRPNGSAMSRLDRFLLSDDWLVHWPDSTQFVLDRDYSDHCPILLKLKNIDWGPKPFKVMDWWLKDKGFQQLVQQQWGNYHPPGWGGYVLNHKIKLLKQCLKQWSLSNGEANARKVNNIKNELNALENGLNDRPLSQVEVNLKKSLQVQLWEATYAYESMLRQKARVKWLKEGDNNFTYFHRLINHRRRKNAIQGIFMDGVWELANNHNQPIIRKFEAKLAKWKPRSLSMGGQNHSH; translated from the coding sequence atggagtCTATTAatagaagactatgtcagtatTTATGGGCTGACTGTAATGCTTCTTTGGAGTATGCACCTGCAAGTAATGCTGCTGGTGGCCTCCTATGTATATGGaataatgattcttttttagttGACAGAAAGGTAGTGGGGAGAGGTTTTATTCTGTTGGAAGGGCTGTGGATTAAAGACAATAAGAGGGTTTCCATAATCAATGTTTATGCCCCCTGCGATTTACAAAGAAAGAGACAGCAATGGGATGAGATCCTTCAGTTGAAGACAGCTTCTCAAGCATGCCTCTGGTGTGTATTAGGTGACTTCAACTCTATAAGGCACCAAGATGAGAGAGTGAGCTCAGCTCAGTCAGTGGGTGTTGACCCTAGTATTTCTGAATTCAATTCTTGGATTTTAGACATGGCTTTAGAGGATGTTAGGTCTGTTGGGAGAAGATTCACTTGGTGTAGACCTAATGGCAGTGCTATGAGTAGATTGGATAGGTTCCTCTTATCAGATGATTGGCTGGTGCATTGGCCTGATTCTACTCAGTTCGTGCTTGACAGGGACTACTCTGATCACTGCCCCATCCTATTGAAGTTAAAGAACATAGATTGGGGGCCAAAACCTTTCAAGGTTATGGATTGGTGGTTGAAGGATAAGGGCTTTCAGCAACTAGTGCAGCAGCAATGGGGCAATTATCACCCTCCAGGATGGGGAGGATATGTTCTGAATCACAAAATAAAACTCCTTAAACAATGTTTAAAGCAGTGGAGCTTATCAAATGGTGAAGCTAATGCTAGaaaagttaataatattaaaaacgagTTGAATGCTTTGGAGAATGGATTAAATGACAGACCTCTATCCCAAGTGGAAGTGAATCTTAAGAAATCCCTTCAAGTCCAATTGTGGGAGGCAACTTATGCATATGAATCTATGTTGAGACAAAAGGCTAGAGTTAAGTGGTTAAAAGAAGGGGACAACAACTTTACCTATTTCCATCGATTGATCAatcatagaagaagaaaaaatgctaTTCAAGGTATCTTCATGGATGGTGTGTGGGAGTTGGCTAATAATCACAATCAACCTATTATAAGGAAGTTTGAAGCCAAACTTGCAAAATGGAAGCCAAGAAGCCTATCTATGGGGGGGCAGAATCACTCTCATTAA
- the LOC100786490 gene encoding LOB domain-containing protein 41: protein MRMSCNGCRVLRKGCSEDCSIRPCLQWIKNPESQANATVFLAKFYGRAGLMNLINAGPESLRPAIFRSLLYEACGRIVNPIYGSVGLLWSGSWQLCQAAVEAILKGEPITPITSEAAANGRAPPLKAYDIRHVSKDENSANETPKAKTRSRFNRTGSTLIKPKASKGTPTGFVPIEPVEPETANRTTSHESGLSHLSEAAVMVEGESKESESDVSVETSNLFHEEPESVAKTSDRTGESGNEIGLELTLGFEPVSRVHHVVPMKKRKIIASKSYGDSAEKDSCKMELGLEYPA from the exons ATGCGAATGAGTTGTAACGGATGTCGTGTTCTGCGCAAAGGGTGTAGCGAAGATTGTAGTATAAGACCGTGTTTGCAATGGATCAAGAACCCGGAGTCACAAGCTAATGCAACTGTTTTTCTTGCCAAGTTCTATGGTCGTGCTGGCCTCATGAACCTCATCAACGCTGGTCCTGAAAGCCTTCGTCCTG CCATTTTTCGATCCTTGTTATACGAAGCATGTGGTCGAATTGTGAACCCAATTTATGGTTCGGTGGGTTTGCTATGGTCCGGGAGCTGGCAGCTATGTCAAGCCGCCGTGGAAGCCATTTTGAAAGGCGAGCCGATCACGCCGATAACATCCGAAGCCGCGGCTAATGGGCGGGCCCCACCACTCAAGGCCTACGACATACGCCATGTGTCAAAAGACGAGAACTCGGCAAACGAAACTCCAAAGGCCAAGACCCGGTCCCGGTTCAACCGAACCGGTAGCACACTCATTAAACCAAAGGCTAGCAAGGGAACCCCAACTGGGTTCGTTCCGATTGAACCGGTTGAACCGGAGACAGCAAACCGGACCACAAGCCACGAGTCGGGGCTGAGCCACTTGTCGGAAGCCGCCGTGATGGTGGAGGGAGAAAGCAAAGAAAGCGAAAGCGATGTGTCAGTGGAAACTTCGAATCTATTTCACGAAGAACCGGAGTCGGTTGCGAAGACGAGTGATCGAACCGGTGAAAGTGGTAATGAAATCGGCTTGGAATTGACGCTCGGGTTTGAACCGGTCTCACGTGTGCATCACGTGGTTCCaatgaagaagagaaagatAATTGCGTCGAAGAGTTATGGTGACTCGGCTGAGAAAGACTCGTGTAAGATGGAGCTGGGGCTTGAGTACCCGGCTTGA